CATCATGGGGAACACGCGGTCCTTGAAGAGTTTGTGGCTCATCAAAGGAATCTCATCGGTCTCATCATTCACCCACTCCTCGTAGTTATCCATGATGAACTTGGCGAAGTTGGTGTTAGCCTCGTCCTTCTGCATGTTGATGACCTCAGCCATGCTTTTGCCTTCGGTCTCCGCGATCTCCAGCTCCCAGTACACCAGTTTCTTGTACACATCGGCCCACTCCTGGTAACTCAGGCGCTCGCCAAAAGCCATGCCCAGGGTCCGGAAGTCGCGTTGGTACGAGATGTTGGTGCGTTCCTCTACCAGGCGGCGGTTTTCTAATATCCGCTTAGCGGAAAGCAGGATCTGGTTGGGGTTGATGGGCTTGATGAGGTAGTCGGCGATCTTGGAGCCGATGGCCTCTTCCATGATGTGTTCCTCCTCGCTTTTGGTGATCATGACCACCGGTATCATCGGCCGGATGGCCTTTATTTCGCTCAGGGTTTCCAGGCCGGAGATGCCGGGCATGTTTTCGTCTAAAAAGACAAGGTCAAAGGTCTGTTCCTGCACTTTCTCTATGGCATCTGCCCCGCTGTTGACGGGGGTAATGTCATAGCCCCTTTCTTCTAAAAAGAGAATATGGGGCTTGAGAAGGTCAATCTCGTCGTCCGCCCACAAAATAGTATATCTTTGCATGGCTCGTAATTTATTTCATAGTTAGGTAAAGGGAGCAGCGGCGGCGCAAGGTAAAACAAATCTGCGGAGCAGGTAAATCTGAGATGTGCACGCCCTATCATTAACCGACAACGGACACTAGAAGCACTTAGTTATCTTGAATAAGAAAAAAATCTTCAACGACCCGGTCTACGGCTTCATCACGGTACCGTCTGAACTGCTATTTGACATTATCCAGCACCCGTATTTCCAGCGCCTTCGCCGCATAAAGCAACTGGGCCTCACGGAATTTGTGTACCCCGGGGCGCTGCACACCCGTTTCCACCACGCCTTAGGCGCCATGCACCTCATGAGCATTGCCCTGCAGAGCCTGAGCAGCAAAGATAACCTCATTTCAGACAAAGAGTGCGAAGCCTCCATGGCCGCCATTTTGCTACATGACGTGGGGCACGGTCCTTTCTCCCATGCGTTGGAGCACGCCATTTTTGACCAGGTGCCGCATGAGCAGATCTCGCTGCACATCATGGAGTTGCTCAACGTGGAGTTTGGCGGGCGGCTGCAACTGGCCATTGATATTTTTACGGACAGGTATGAGCGCCGGTTCTTCCACCAACTGGTTTCCAGCCAGTTAGACGTTGACCGCCTGGATTACCTGAACCGCGACAGCTTCTACACCGGCGTGTCTGAGGGTAAGATTGGCGCCGACCGTCTGCTCAAGATGCTGAACGTAGCCGATGACCACCTGGTGGTGGAGGAGAAAGGCATCTATTCCATTGAGAGTTTTCTGGTAAGCCGCCGCCTTATGTACTGGCAGGTATACATGCACAAGACCGTGACCAGTGCTGAGCAGATGGTCATGAAGATCATGCAACGTGCCCGCGAGCTTACCCAACGCGGCGAGGACGTACCGGCCAGCGCCAACCTGCAGTTTTTCCTGCGCGAAAGCCTTTCCATTCTGGATTTTGAGCGGGACCCGGGCATTATGAGGCGTTTTGTCTCTCTGGATGATTATGATGTGTGGGGCGGAATCAAGGCCTGGGCCGAACACCCGGATAGCATCCTGAGCTACCTTTCCACCTGCCTGTTGGAGCGGCGCCTGTTCAAGATCCTGCTTTCCCCTACCCCCTTTGACCAGGATCTATTGCTGGGCATTAAAGAACTGGCCCAGGACCACTTTGCCCTGGCCCCCGAAGACGCGCATTACCTGGTGGTGGAAGGTAAAATAAGCAACAACGCCTATGAGGCCACCGGCGAGAACATTAACGTGCTTACCAAAAGCAGCCAGGTGGTAGACGTGGCTGAAGCCTCTGACTTGCCCAATATTCAGGCCCTGAGCAAAAAGGTGGAGAAATACTACGTGTGCTACCCCAAGGAGATTGCCGGGTTATAAATCCGGAGCTAATTACTTCCTTATAGCTTAACTACCAGAGTCCAACAATTCTTTTAGAACTACTCAACTATACTCTCTATGAAAAACTTTTTATTGATTCCTGCCTTGCTGGTAACCTTTCTGGCCGCAGCGCAGGAAAAGCTAACCCCTGAGCTTCTCTGGAAGCTGGACCGCGTGAGCGGCGTAGGTTTGTCTAAAGACCAGAAATACGTGGTGTATACTGTGAGTACGCCCAACGCGGATGAAAACAAGTCAAAGCGCCAGGGCTGGATGATTCCCGTGACCGGCGGCACGCCCAGAAAAGTCAATAATCTGGACAGCGCCCTGGTCAATGACCGCGTTTCCCCAGACGGAAACTACATCATGAGCACCGAGGAAGTGAAGGTGCAGAAGGTTTTTGGCAAGGACTTTTACCCCGAACTGACCAAATCAAACGCCATGGTCTACACCTCTCTGAGCTACCGGCACTGGGACGAGTGGGAAGACGGCAAGTACAACCACATTTTTGTAGCGCCTTACAAGAACGGGGCGGCCGGGGCTAAAAAGGACATTATGCCCAATGAGCCCTATGACAGCCCGCAAAAACCGTTCGGCGGCGACGAGGACTTTATCTGGAACCCAGACAGCAAACGCATAGTGTATGTGGCCAAGAAAAAAGAAGGCACCGCCTACGCCATCAGCACCAACACAGACCTGTATGAGTATGACCTCACCACCGGTACCACCAAAAACCTGACGGAGGCCAACAAAGGCTATGACGTGAACCCGGCCTACAGCGCCAATGGCGTGCTGGCCTGGCTGCAGATGAAACGCGATGGCTTTGAGGCCGACAAGCAGGACCTGGTGGTGTCTACCGGAGCCGGCACCATAAACCTGACCGGGCACAGAGATGACCTGCACGTGAGTGGCTTCAGTTGGAGCAAAGACGGCAAGAATATTTACTTCTATGCCCCTACCAACGGCACCATGCAGCTGTTTGAGGTCGCTTATACCAACTCCTCGCAAACTCCTCCCAACATCCGGCAGGTAACCAAAGGCGACTTTGACGTGAACGGCATTGTGGCCCAGGCCGGAAATAAACTGATTGTCTCCAGAACAGACATGAACCACGCCGCCGAACTTTACACCGTTGACCTGGCCTCCGGCGATATGCAGCAGCTGACGCACGCCAATGACGCGGTCTTCAGTAAACTGCCCCAGGTGAAAACCGAGCGCCGTTGGGTGACTACCACAGATAAAAAGAAAATGCTGGTGTGGGTGATCTACCCGCCCAACTTTGACCCCAACAAAAAATACCCTACCCTGCTGTATTGCCAGGGCGGGCCGCAGTCACCGCTTACCCAGGCCTATTCTTACCGCTGGAACTTCCAGCTGATGGCCTCGCAGGGGTACATTGTGGTGGCACCTAACCGGCGCGGCATGCCCGGCCACGGCACCAAGTGGAACGAACAGGTCAGCAAAGACTGGGGCGGCCAGGTAATTAAAGATTACCTGAGCGCCATTGATGACGTGCGCAAAGAGAATTTCGTGGACAACAACCGCCTGGGCTGCGTGGGTGCCTCTTTTGGTGGCTTCTCGGTGTTTGCCCTGGAGGCCTTGCACAAAGGCCGGTTTAAGACATTTATCTCGCATGACGGCGTGTTTGATTTCAAGAGCATGTACGGCACCACTGAGGAACTCTGGTTTGTGAACTGGGACCTGGGCGGCCCTTATTGGGAGAAGAAGAACAAGGCAGCCAAAAAATCTTATACCCAGTCGCCCAGCAACTTTATAGATAAATGGGATACGCCTATTTTCATCATACAGGGCGGCAAGGATTACCGCGTACCCATTGAACAAGGCCTGCAGGCGTTCCAGGCGGCGCAGTTAAAGGGCATCAAGAGCAAACTGCTCTACTTACCTGAAGAAAACCACTGGGTGCTGTCGGCGCAAAACGCGCTGGTGTGGCAGCGGGAATTCTTCAAGTGGCTGGACGAGACGCTTTAGTAGAAAAAGAAGCAATTCCGTTTTGGGGCCGTTTTACTGAAAACAGCCCCAAAACATAGAATCAGCTATTGTTCCTACCCTAGGGACATATTTTGCCATAAAGCAAGAACAGGCTTGGCAACCCGTTATGATAAGTTTATAAAAAAGGAGCCGCTTAGAAAGCGGCTCCTTTTTTATTGGGTCCTTCGTTCTTATTTACAGGAACTGCCCGTTTTCATCGGTTTTCACTTTCATACGCTTGTCTCCGTTTTCCAGGGTGATTTTGTATTTCTTTTTGGCCCCTTTGGGCTCAGAGTAACTCACCAGGTACACGTCTTTGGCAATTTTCCAGCCTGGGTATTTGGTGACTACTGCTTTTGCCACCGCAGGGGGCAAGGCAGTGTTTGTGAATCTTTCGGCGGTACGCAGAAGCTTGCCGTTTTCATCATACGTGGCCAGGATTTTTCCTTGCGGGATCTCAAATGAAATGGAATAGTTGTCATAGTCATCTTCATACACACTTGAGGTTCTGATATCATAGGCCGCGGCCTCCCGCCGGAGTAATTTCACCGGTTCAGACACCTCATTTTTATCTAAGGCACTGAGGTATTTGTAATTGACGGCCGTCACCCTAATTTCAGGCAACTTGACGTCCTGCGCGGTCGCCAGGTTGACAAACCCCACCAGGAACAGGGCAAGGCTTGCCAGTAAGGGCAAAATGTTTAATCGTTTCATAGCTTTGAATATTTAGGTGATAGAATCTGGTAATGCTGTACTAGAAGGGGAAGTAGGATAAACCCTACCGGAAGTAGTTTCTGATCAGGGTGGAAGAGCGGGCTGGTCCGGGCGGGGGTAAACCCTTATGTGCGTTGGATCAGTCTGCCAATGGAGGATCTAAGAAAGAGCAGTGCCTGGCAACCGCCCTTTTGCGGGCCAGGGTGCCCGCCTGCCCAGGGGTCATGCCTGGGTAAAATCTTTTACTGGCGCCCCGCTGCGTTTGGGAGCCCCGTCTTATATTTTCTTAATGTACGTGGGGGAAGAAGTCACAAAAAATGCTGGCCCTTAGGCCCAGGCGCTGGGTGCCGCATTATCCCTACCTGGCGGGGAACCAAGTACTCAGGGGAGGTGATTGGTAACGAAGCCCCTGGCCCAATTTTTGGGTTGTTTCAGGTCTGCTTCTCACATTGTATTCGTACAAACTACAGTCGGCCTTTTAAAGTGTTCATGCCGCCCCGGTGGCCATTTTTCTGTCTTTTTTTTACACCGGCCATGGAAACGTAGCTATTTTTATTTCGCTCCCCGCCCAGCGTTTTCTTTTCATCTTAATATAGCACTACCATATATTAAGTACGTACTTTTCTTTGATCTGGTGAGGTAAAAAGCCATTTTAACAATTTCTTAAAACCTCTTTTTCAAGCTATTACCTCTAATACCTTACGTGCATTTGAAAACAGTGCAAACTCCTTTTTAGGCCTTATCGCCAAGGTGTTTCTCTGGGTTATGCTTAAACCACGCAAGTATGACTATTAGCTTCCATAGGCTATTGCAATGCCGGGCCACACAAGATTCTGCTTTTAAGGTCGTTTACAAAAAACAGGCTTAAAACGAACAGCCTCTCGGCTTGCTTTCGTACATTAGGCAATGGCTTTTGGCCGGTTGCCTGCTGAATTTTGAACCGGCGCCCTTGCTTATGATTATTTTGCAGAACTCCCTTACGCAGCTTGAGTACGACCCGTCCACGGATATCCTGTATCTGGACTGGCCTGACACCTCGCTTTTTACCCTGGAAGAGGTAAAGGGAACGCTGCAAGACACGGTGAAGGCCATCAAAGACTATGACATCAAGAAGCTGTTCATGGACTCTAGCCAACGGGAAATGAATTTCTATGACGCGGAGTTCTTAGAAGTGATGCAGGAGATTGCCTATAGCCTGCTGGATACCCGCCTGGCCAAGATAGCCCGCATCACCACCACAGACCATTACCGCGAGCAGAAGGTGCAAGAGGCGCAAGCAAGGGCAGGTATTCACTTACAGGTCAGGTCTTTCGCAGACAAAGAAACGGCCCTGGAATGGCTCAAAGACGCCTAACTCGAATGGCAAACCCGTTAATCTTAAAACCTGGGTGGGCGAACAAAGACCTCCCAGGTTATTTGTTTTAGGGCCGTTTTTCCAAAAACAGGCTTAAAACGCACTACCCAGCCCGCACCAAAAAATTCTATTCCCTGCCAAAAGAGGAGCATTTCTGTTTTGAAGGCGTTTTCCTGAAAACAGGCCTAAACCATGGCCAGGGGCTTTTTCTTCGGCTTTAGCCTATGAAAAACGAGAGGTTTGCATACCATTTACCACCGCGCAGATACCGCGCAAGATACCATCGTTTAAAAATTGTTTCCGTAACTTTGCCCCATGGAATTTACGGTTCAACAAATTGCTGATTTGCTCCGGGGTCAGGTGCTGGGAGATGGAAACGCCAAGGTAAGCAGACTGGCTAAAATTGAGGAAGGCACCCCCGGTTCGCTTTCTTTCCTGTCTAACACCAAGTACGAGCCTTATCTGTACACCACTGGCGCCACTGCCGTGATTGTGTCTAAAAACCTGGAGATAAAGCAGTCTGTTTCTACCAACCTTATTCAGGTAGAAGACCCTTACTCCTCTTTCTCTACCTTGCTGGAGATCTACCAGCAGGCCGTGGCCGCTTCGCGCGAAGGCGTGGAAGAGCCCTGCTTTATAGGCCAGAACTCCACCATTGGTGCCCGCCACTACCGTGGGGCCTTCTCTTATATTGGTAAGAACTGCCGCATAGGCGAAGGGGTCCATATTTACCCGCATGCCTACATTGGCGACAACGTGACTATTGGCGACAACACCGTGATCTACGCGGGCGTGAAGATCTACCCGGACACTGTGATCGGGAGCCATTGCACCCTCAACGCCGGCTGCGTGATTGGCAGCGACGGCTTTGGCTTCGCGCCGCAGAAAGACGGCTCTTACAAGGCCATTCCGCAGACGGGCAACGTGGTGCTGGGTGACCATGTACGCATAGGCGCCAATACCACCGTAGACTGCGCCACCATGGGCTCTACCATTATAGGCACCGGTTCTAAGATAGATAACCTGGTGCAGGTGGCCCATAACGTGGAGATAGGCAAGCACACCGTGGTGGCGGCCCAGACCGCTTTTGCCGGGTCTTCCAAAGTAGGCGACTACTGCACCATTGCCGGTCAGGTAGGCGTGGTAGGCCACGTGAAAATCGCGAATAAAACCATAGTAGGCGCTAAATCTGGCATCTCTAAAGACATAAAGGAAGAGGGTACGTTTGTGCAGGGCGCCCCCGCTTTTGACTATAAACAGAACCTGAGGGCCATGGCCGTTTTCCGGAAACTGCCCGAGTTGCAGAAACAGGTAGACGAACTCAGAGAAAAGCGTTAACTTTGGGCCCTCTTTACCTATTTAGTGCTTCATGAACGATAAACAGCATACCATTAAGGCGCCGGTGACGGTATCTGGTATTGGATTGCATACCGGAGTGGTGTCAAACATGACGTTTTTGCCCGCTCCCATCAACCACGGATACAAGTTCCAGCGCATTGATTTGCCGGAGCAGCCCATTGTAGACGCCGATGTAGACAATGTGGTAGACCTCTCCCGGGGCACTACTATTGAGCAGAACGGCGCCCGGGTGAACACCGTGGAGCACGTGCTGGCGGCACTGGTAGGTTTGGAGATAGACAACGTCCTCATTCAGATTGATGGCCCGGAGCCTCCTATCATGGACGGCTCCTCTATCCTGTTTGTGAACCCGCTGCTGGAGGTTGGCCTGGAAGAACAGAATGCCCTGCGTAACTTCTTTGAGGTACCCGAGGAGATCATGTTCCGGGACGGCGCCCGCGAAACCGAAATCGCGATCCTGCCCCTGGACAATTACCGCGTGACCGTGATGGTGGATTACCACTCCCCGGTACTGGGTAGCCAGCACGCCTCGCTCACAGACCTGAGCCAGTTCAAAGACGAGATTGCCTCTTGCCGCACCTTCTGTTTCCTGCATGAGCTGGAAATGCTCTACAAGCAGAATCTGATCAAAGGCGGTGACCTGAGCAATGCCATTGTGGTGGTAGACCGCGTGGTAGAGGAAAATGAGTTGGACTACCTGTCTGACCTACTCAAGAAGCCCAAAGTACAGGTAAAGAGCGAAGGTATTCTGAACAACGTAGACCTGCGTTACAAGAACGAGCCCGCCCGCCACAAACTCCTGGACCTGATTGGCGACCTGGCCCTGGTAGGCCGGCCGTTGAAAGGACAGATTCTGGCTGCCCGCCCCGGGCATGCGTCTAATGTGGCGTTTGCCAAAAAAATCAAGAAATACATCAAAGACTCCTCGGTGAAGAACGTGCCGGTGTATGACCCGAAGAAGACCCCGGTCATGGACATCAACCGCATCATGCAGACGCTTCCGCACCGGTATCCTTTTGTGTTCATAGATAAGATCATCCACCTGGATGAAACCACCGTGACCGGCATCAAGAACGTGACCATGAATGAGTCTTTCTTTCAGGGCCACTTCCCGGGCAACCCGGTTCTGCCAGGCGTGGTGCAGATAGAGGCCATGGCCCAGACAGGCGGCATTCTGGTGTTGAGCACCGTGCCAGACCCTGAGAACTACTGGACCTACTTCCTGGGCATTGACAAGTGCCGTTTCCGCCGCAAGGTGGTGCCGGGTGATACCATCGTGTTCAAATGTGAGCTGTTGGCCCCCATCAAGCGCGGCATCGCAAAAATGCAGGGCCAGGCCTACGTGGCGGGTCAATTGGTAATGGAAGCAGAGATGTCTGCCAGCATTGTAAGGAAAAACGCATGAACCAACCGCTAGCATATATCCACCCCGAAGCCAAGATTGCCACCAACGTGGTGATTGAGCCTTTCACCACCATCTCTAAAGACGTGGAAATTGGCGAAGGCACCTGGATTGGCCCTAACGTGACCATCATGGAAGGCGCCCGCATAGGCAAGAACTGCCAGATTTTTCCGGGAGCGGTTATTTCTGCCCCTCCGCAAGACCTTAAATACAAAGGCGAGCCCTCTACCGTGACCATCGGGGACAACACCATCATTAGGGAGTGCGTGACCCTGAACCGCGGCACGGCCTTAGATAAAAACACCACCGCCATTGGCAACAATTGCCTGATTATGGCCTACGTGCACGTAGCCCATGACTGCATTATTGGCAACCATGTAATTATAGCCAACGGGGTGCAGCTTGCCGGGCATATCGTGATCCATGACCATGTGTTTATTGGCGGTACCTCGGCGGTGCACCAGTTCGTGAGCATTGGCGCCCACGCCATGGTTTCAGGCGGGTCTTTGGTGCGCAAAGACGTGCCTCCTTTCATCAAGGCCGCCCGCGAGCCCCTTTCTTACGCCGGTGTAAACTCCATCGGCTTGCGCCGAAGAGGTTTCTCCAATGAGCAGATCACCGATATTCAGCAGATTTACCGTATCCTGTTCATGAGTGGTCTCAACACGGCCTCTGCGGTGGAGAAAATTGAGATTGACCTCTCGCCCAGCGCTGAGCGCGATGAGATCGTGAACTTTGTGCGCAACTCGGGCCGCGGCATTATCAAAGGTTACCAGAGAGATGCAGATTAAGCTTTCCTCTTTAGGCAAGCGTTACAATTACGAGTGGATTTTCCGGAATCTGTCCTTTGAGTTCGTCTCTGGCAAGGCCTACGCCGTTCTGGGGCACAACGGGTCCGGAAAATCCACGTTGCTTTCCATCATCAGCGGGTTTCAGCTTCCTTCTGAAGGCTCCGTTTCCTACGCCCTGAACGGGCAGAACATACCGGTAGAACAGGTATACCGTCACCTTTCTATGGCGGCCCCTTACCAGGACCTGCTGGAGGAGTTCACCCTGCTGGAGATGATCCAGTTCCATACCCGCTTCAAACCCCTGCGCGGCATCACCCCAGAACAATTACCAGATTTACTGCAACTGCAGGCTGCCAAACACAAACTTGTGCGCGATTTCTCGTCAGGCATGCGCCAGCGCCTCAAACTGGGCCTGGCCCTCTACTCAGACACACCCCTCCTGCTCCTGGATGAGCCCACCACCAACCTGGACCAGGCCGGCGTTGCCTGGTATCTGGAGCACCTGGAAAAGAACCGCCAGAACCGCCTGGTCATCATCGGGTCCAACGTGCCCCACGAATACAGCTTCTGCGACGAGCAGTTGCCTATCAACGAATACCACTACAAGAAAACTCTGCGATCTTAATCACTAACCCCTTTAGCGTTTTGGGCCTGTTTTCGGTAAAAAGCTTAAAAACGCAATAGCAGAGTTCCTTCTCCCTGAGGGAGAGGGTTAGGGGCACCGGTGAATGAAAGTCAGAGGCCTCTCGCAAGTAACCGTTTCCTAAATTCTAACCGCACGTTACACAGTGGAAGTTTTTCTAACTTTCAACTTCTTCCCCCTCATCCTACCCTTCTCACTCAGGGAGAAGGAACTGCTGCATTACTTTTTGAAGCGAGTAACGTAAGGCCGCAGATGGACAGAAGAAACTTCAGAAAAGAGCTGAGGAGAAACGCTACGGCCGCGGAGGTTATCTTATGGCAAGGCCTCAGAAATAGAAGTCTGCGCAAAAGAAAATTCAGAAGGCAGCATTCCATTGGCAATTTCATAGTGGATTTCATTTGTCTGGAAGAGCGGTTAGTAATAGAAGTAGATGGCGGGAGTCACCAAAACATTGGTACCCAGCGAGCAGATGAAGAACGCGACCAATGGCTGAAGGCACAAGGTTTCACTGTGTTACGCTTCACCAATGAGGAAATTTACCAAAATGTGGAGCGAGTGCTTTGGGCCATTGAAGATGCCTTTGATCAGAAGTAATGTTCTTCGATTTTTTGTCTTTGCGGCAGAAAACCAAATAGCAGCAGTTCCTTCTCCCTGAGGGAGAAGGTTAGGATGAGGGGGACTGTTTGAAGCTAGAAAT
This Rufibacter radiotolerans DNA region includes the following protein-coding sequences:
- a CDS encoding endonuclease domain-containing protein, with product MDRRNFRKELRRNATAAEVILWQGLRNRSLRKRKFRRQHSIGNFIVDFICLEERLVIEVDGGSHQNIGTQRADEERDQWLKAQGFTVLRFTNEEIYQNVERVLWAIEDAFDQK
- a CDS encoding ABC transporter ATP-binding protein, whose protein sequence is MQIKLSSLGKRYNYEWIFRNLSFEFVSGKAYAVLGHNGSGKSTLLSIISGFQLPSEGSVSYALNGQNIPVEQVYRHLSMAAPYQDLLEEFTLLEMIQFHTRFKPLRGITPEQLPDLLQLQAAKHKLVRDFSSGMRQRLKLGLALYSDTPLLLLDEPTTNLDQAGVAWYLEHLEKNRQNRLVIIGSNVPHEYSFCDEQLPINEYHYKKTLRS
- the lpxD gene encoding UDP-3-O-(3-hydroxymyristoyl)glucosamine N-acyltransferase, which encodes MEFTVQQIADLLRGQVLGDGNAKVSRLAKIEEGTPGSLSFLSNTKYEPYLYTTGATAVIVSKNLEIKQSVSTNLIQVEDPYSSFSTLLEIYQQAVAASREGVEEPCFIGQNSTIGARHYRGAFSYIGKNCRIGEGVHIYPHAYIGDNVTIGDNTVIYAGVKIYPDTVIGSHCTLNAGCVIGSDGFGFAPQKDGSYKAIPQTGNVVLGDHVRIGANTTVDCATMGSTIIGTGSKIDNLVQVAHNVEIGKHTVVAAQTAFAGSSKVGDYCTIAGQVGVVGHVKIANKTIVGAKSGISKDIKEEGTFVQGAPAFDYKQNLRAMAVFRKLPELQKQVDELREKR
- the lpxA gene encoding acyl-ACP--UDP-N-acetylglucosamine O-acyltransferase, which encodes MNQPLAYIHPEAKIATNVVIEPFTTISKDVEIGEGTWIGPNVTIMEGARIGKNCQIFPGAVISAPPQDLKYKGEPSTVTIGDNTIIRECVTLNRGTALDKNTTAIGNNCLIMAYVHVAHDCIIGNHVIIANGVQLAGHIVIHDHVFIGGTSAVHQFVSIGAHAMVSGGSLVRKDVPPFIKAAREPLSYAGVNSIGLRRRGFSNEQITDIQQIYRILFMSGLNTASAVEKIEIDLSPSAERDEIVNFVRNSGRGIIKGYQRDAD
- a CDS encoding HD domain-containing protein — its product is MNKKKIFNDPVYGFITVPSELLFDIIQHPYFQRLRRIKQLGLTEFVYPGALHTRFHHALGAMHLMSIALQSLSSKDNLISDKECEASMAAILLHDVGHGPFSHALEHAIFDQVPHEQISLHIMELLNVEFGGRLQLAIDIFTDRYERRFFHQLVSSQLDVDRLDYLNRDSFYTGVSEGKIGADRLLKMLNVADDHLVVEEKGIYSIESFLVSRRLMYWQVYMHKTVTSAEQMVMKIMQRARELTQRGEDVPASANLQFFLRESLSILDFERDPGIMRRFVSLDDYDVWGGIKAWAEHPDSILSYLSTCLLERRLFKILLSPTPFDQDLLLGIKELAQDHFALAPEDAHYLVVEGKISNNAYEATGENINVLTKSSQVVDVAEASDLPNIQALSKKVEKYYVCYPKEIAGL
- a CDS encoding PepSY-like domain-containing protein; the protein is MKRLNILPLLASLALFLVGFVNLATAQDVKLPEIRVTAVNYKYLSALDKNEVSEPVKLLRREAAAYDIRTSSVYEDDYDNYSISFEIPQGKILATYDENGKLLRTAERFTNTALPPAVAKAVVTKYPGWKIAKDVYLVSYSEPKGAKKKYKITLENGDKRMKVKTDENGQFL
- a CDS encoding S9 family peptidase; translated protein: MKNFLLIPALLVTFLAAAQEKLTPELLWKLDRVSGVGLSKDQKYVVYTVSTPNADENKSKRQGWMIPVTGGTPRKVNNLDSALVNDRVSPDGNYIMSTEEVKVQKVFGKDFYPELTKSNAMVYTSLSYRHWDEWEDGKYNHIFVAPYKNGAAGAKKDIMPNEPYDSPQKPFGGDEDFIWNPDSKRIVYVAKKKEGTAYAISTNTDLYEYDLTTGTTKNLTEANKGYDVNPAYSANGVLAWLQMKRDGFEADKQDLVVSTGAGTINLTGHRDDLHVSGFSWSKDGKNIYFYAPTNGTMQLFEVAYTNSSQTPPNIRQVTKGDFDVNGIVAQAGNKLIVSRTDMNHAAELYTVDLASGDMQQLTHANDAVFSKLPQVKTERRWVTTTDKKKMLVWVIYPPNFDPNKKYPTLLYCQGGPQSPLTQAYSYRWNFQLMASQGYIVVAPNRRGMPGHGTKWNEQVSKDWGGQVIKDYLSAIDDVRKENFVDNNRLGCVGASFGGFSVFALEALHKGRFKTFISHDGVFDFKSMYGTTEELWFVNWDLGGPYWEKKNKAAKKSYTQSPSNFIDKWDTPIFIIQGGKDYRVPIEQGLQAFQAAQLKGIKSKLLYLPEENHWVLSAQNALVWQREFFKWLDETL
- a CDS encoding bifunctional UDP-3-O-[3-hydroxymyristoyl] N-acetylglucosamine deacetylase/3-hydroxyacyl-ACP dehydratase translates to MNDKQHTIKAPVTVSGIGLHTGVVSNMTFLPAPINHGYKFQRIDLPEQPIVDADVDNVVDLSRGTTIEQNGARVNTVEHVLAALVGLEIDNVLIQIDGPEPPIMDGSSILFVNPLLEVGLEEQNALRNFFEVPEEIMFRDGARETEIAILPLDNYRVTVMVDYHSPVLGSQHASLTDLSQFKDEIASCRTFCFLHELEMLYKQNLIKGGDLSNAIVVVDRVVEENELDYLSDLLKKPKVQVKSEGILNNVDLRYKNEPARHKLLDLIGDLALVGRPLKGQILAARPGHASNVAFAKKIKKYIKDSSVKNVPVYDPKKTPVMDINRIMQTLPHRYPFVFIDKIIHLDETTVTGIKNVTMNESFFQGHFPGNPVLPGVVQIEAMAQTGGILVLSTVPDPENYWTYFLGIDKCRFRRKVVPGDTIVFKCELLAPIKRGIAKMQGQAYVAGQLVMEAEMSASIVRKNA